GAATCTGAGTGAGTGAAGTACATTTATCCATAATTTCTCAACTTGGTTGCAGTCTATTTGTACAGTGAATGAGGTACAATAGCTgttctaattttttctttttgcaGAAAAGAAATGCTGTTTTGGCAGATTCACTGGAGAAATCAGTTAATTTTATGGATGGATCTTCTAAGAAGCTATTTGCATCTGAACCAATCACTAAAAAAACAGTTCCTTGCCCTGATGAATTAACCACAGGTAAAAACCAACAAGCTTTGAAATATACGGTGAATAGGTATCATTATTTATCAATATTACCATACTTGAAGTATGTGGAAGATGAATTATTCTAAGGTTGGTATGCATCCGTGGTCTATTGATGCTATTGAAATTCCAGGTAACAGGCGACTATTCTGTCAGCTTGGTAGTAAGAGTGAAATTAACGGTCCCACAGACAGTATTATGAATGAGAAGGTACATATTAGCTTTCTGATTGTTATACTTTCCATGTGACCTTTTCTTGTGTGATTCATTTAGGGCTTTATCTTTGTTCACTTTACATGAAGGCTTCTGTTTTCATGCAGCCAGAAACTGTAACAAAAGTGTTATGCCCATTATGGCCTGTCAATAGTAAAGGTACGGAAACTTTTAGTTGTTCTACTTCCCAATAGTGTAACATGGGGATGAGATCTCATATTGTTACTGAAACCCAagaaattagaatgaaccaactTCTTGATTGAGGTGCAAAGATGTGGTATTAGAATTGAATCTAACATGTAGTTGTTTCCTGGTAATGCAGAGCAGAAGTGTATTCAGGGTGCTGTTCCATGTGGACATAGTAGACCTCATGAGTACTCAATGGAAAGTGCACTTGTTTCTGGCAATGAAATTTCTACCAGAAGTCCTCCATTTCAATTTTTTGTGATGTCAGAAGGTGGAATAGATTTATTTGTTGACTTGAATTCTAGCCCACTGGAATTGATCAATAGCTTAAAAGAAAATGTCTGTGTTCATCAGAATACACAATATCATGAGTCAATGGCTCCTCCTGAATATATCAGTAATTCACCAGAAGTTGATGAACATATGAAAATTACACCATCAGTTGACACTGGGATGAACCTTAATGGCATTGAAGTTGAGAAGAACACTGGTTGTACAAATTCATCATTGAGTTCTGTTGTCAGCGAGAACAGCAATTCTGAGGCTTATCCACCAGATACCACTGCAGCGACATCTGGATCTTTTTTTTTAGTATCAAACACTGTCCCGGTTGGGTCATTGGGATTTTTGGAGGAAAATCAGGTAGTTTCATCTTCCTGTGCAGCATACACGGTGCAAAACCACTTGGCATCCCACATGGCATCATGCCCCCCTGAAGGGCAAGAGACTGCTATTGTTTCATTTGCAATGGTCAGGAGTAATGCATCACTACCTGTCATGCCTCTTCAATCAGTTTCTAACATGGACAATGGGGTCAATAATCCTGTTACAGTTGGCGTCGAAGTTGAAACTCTATATGATACAGTATCTGATGTTGCTGACAAAGATAACCTtacaacaaggaaagaaatatcAGATAATATAGACACACTTGACTATGTCCATCAAAAAAATCATGGGGGAGCAAGTGAGTCCTTTACAGGTTTTAAAAATGAGCAGCCAGACAACACAATTTTTCATGGGAGATTGTCAAATTCTTGTCAACATAGTGGACAGATGATACTAGATAGTCCAATGGCTGATGCACAATCGGAAGTGGGGACAGCAGATCTTCCTTTCTGTCGGCAATCATGCAGTAATTGTGAAACTTTGGTTCCTGAGGAACCGATATCAATGTCTCAAGATGAATCGGTAATTGGTATTTTCTTACAATAAATACACTACTTTTTATACCTTTTAGGTCTATAGGATTTCAGAAGAAATCTGTAAATCCATATCACATAAAAGCTTTAGAATTTAGTGGAGTATTATGAGTAATGATCCTAGATTagcttttcataaaaaaaatatctgcAAATTCATTTCAGACAATGGTACGAAGGATTAAGATGCACTCTTACTAGCCAGTACAACTGTAAAAAGAATTCTTCATTGTATAACATTAATACTGGAGTGAATTGCAAAACATGCtactatattttatattttgtacACAGAAGAAGATAGTGGCTGTTTCCATGTCTGTAAGCTAAATTGTGCCTTTTGA
The genomic region above belongs to Zingiber officinale cultivar Zhangliang chromosome 11A, Zo_v1.1, whole genome shotgun sequence and contains:
- the LOC122031079 gene encoding uncharacterized protein LOC122031079 isoform X3 — translated: MGFRENLDFYLKMSRKELQQLCKQHDLPANTSHAILANSLASHFQKRNAVLADSLEKSVNFMDGSSKKLFASEPITKKTVPCPDELTTGNRRLFCQLGSKSEINGPTDSIMNEKPETVTKVLCPLWPVNSKEQKCIQGAVPCGHSRPHEYSMESALVSGNEISTRSPPFQFFVMSEGGIDLFVDLNSSPLELINSLKENVCVHQNTQYHESMAPPEYISNSPEVDEHMKITPSVDTGMNLNGIEVEKNTGCTNSSLSSVVSENSNSEAYPPDTTAATSGSFFLVSNTVPVGSLGFLEENQVVSSSCAAYTVQNHLASHMASCPPEGQETAIVSFAMVRSNASLPVMPLQSVSNMDNGVNNPVTVGVEVETLYDTVSDVADKDNLTTRKEISDNIDTLDYVHQKNHGGASESFTGFKNEQPDNTIFHGRLSNSCQHSGQMILDSPMADAQSEVGTADLPFCRQSCSNCETLVPEEPISMSQDESGHSTPMGEKDASECSRILSTSANTKRSNNLENPKEPHVKRHHVCSEIMSEETVTKLRNSRSSAKKMLSGAIVLPRRSMRLVSK
- the LOC122031079 gene encoding uncharacterized protein LOC122031079 isoform X4, which gives rise to MGFRENLDFYLKMSRKELQQLCKQHDLPANTSHAILANSLASHFQKRNAVLADSLEKSVNFMDGSSKKLFASEPITKKTVPCPDELTTGNRRLFCQLGSKSEINGPTDSIMNEKPETVTKVLCPLWPVNSKEQKCIQGAVPCGHSRPHEYSMESALVSGNEISTRSPPFQFFVMSEGGIDLFVDLNSSPLELINSLKENVCVHQNTQYHESMAPPEYISNSPEVDEHMKITPSVDTGMNLNGIEVEKNTGCTNSSLSSVVSENSNSEAYPPDTTAATSGSFFLVSNTVPVGSLGFLEENQVVSSSCAAYTVQNHLASHMASCPPEGQETAIVSFAMVRSNASLPVMPLQSVSNMDNGVNNPVTVGVEVETLYDTVSDVADKDNLTTRKEISDNIDTLDYVHQKNHGGASESFTGFKNEQPDNTIFHGRLSNSCQHSGQMILDSPMADAQSEVGTADLPFCRQSCSNCETLVPEEPISMSQDES
- the LOC122031079 gene encoding uncharacterized protein LOC122031079 isoform X1; protein product: MGFRENLDFYLKMSRKELQQLCKQHDLPANTSHAILANSLASHFQKRNAVLADSLEKSVNFMDGSSKKLFASEPITKKTVPCPDELTTGNRRLFCQLGSKSEINGPTDSIMNEKPETVTKVLCPLWPVNSKEQKCIQGAVPCGHSRPHEYSMESALVSGNEISTRSPPFQFFVMSEGGIDLFVDLNSSPLELINSLKENVCVHQNTQYHESMAPPEYISNSPEVDEHMKITPSVDTGMNLNGIEVEKNTGCTNSSLSSVVSENSNSEAYPPDTTAATSGSFFLVSNTVPVGSLGFLEENQVVSSSCAAYTVQNHLASHMASCPPEGQETAIVSFAMVRSNASLPVMPLQSVSNMDNGVNNPVTVGVEVETLYDTVSDVADKDNLTTRKEISDNIDTLDYVHQKNHGGASESFTGFKNEQPDNTIFHGRLSNSCQHSGQMILDSPMADAQSEVGTADLPFCRQSCSNCETLVPEEPISMSQDESGHSTPMGEKDASECSRILSTSANTKRSNNLENPKEPHVKRHHVCSEIMSEETVTKLRNSRSSAKKMLSGAIVLPRRSMRLVSKVYSAPLLLSTATHNRSLKSST
- the LOC122031079 gene encoding uncharacterized protein LOC122031079 isoform X2; protein product: MGFRENLDFYLKMSRKELQQLCKQHDLPANTSHAILANSLASHFQKRNAVLADSLEKSVNFMDGSSKKLFASEPITKKTVPCPDELTTGNRRLFCQLGSKSEINGPTDSIMNEKPETVTKVLCPLWPVNSKEQKCIQGAVPCGHSRPHEYSMESALVSGNEISTRSPPFQFFVMSEGGIDLFVDLNSSPLELINSLKENVCVHQNTQYHESMAPPEYISNSPEVDEHMKITPSVDTGMNLNGIEVEKNTGCTNSSLSSVVSENSNSEAYPPDTTAATSGSFFLVSNTVPVGSLGFLEENQVVSSSCAAYTVQNHLASHMASCPPEGQETAIVSFAMVRSNASLPVMPLQSVSNMDNGVNNPVTVGVEVETLYDTVSDVADKDNLTTRKEISDNIDTLDYVHQKNHGGASESFTGFKNEQPDNTIFHGRLSNSCQHSGQMILDSPMADAQSEVGTADLPFCRQSCSNCETLVPEEPISMSQDESGHSTPMGEKDASECSRILSTSANTKRSNNLENPKEPHVKRHHVCSEIMSEETVTKLRNSRSSAKKMLSGAIVLPRRSMRLVSKITRHSSLL